From a single Lewinella sp. LCG006 genomic region:
- a CDS encoding T9SS type A sorting domain-containing protein translates to MKTCNTSIGRYCSLSSILFPRSFLILLLSTVSLALSAQLATWDFEGEVAAATTVAPNVTATAAVFGPGVGSVSFPAGNGSTDAYSGNGWPTGGLAADRYLQISVETTDPCFELNVTGISFDERRSGTGPATLDVIWSAVDAFSPNQLYGGSIGTAIPDNTDWRTQTFMQTLNESKVIFRIYGYNAEAGTGTWRFDNIEIQGTVTGDNTPPSVTCATFTPSFDSRCPDDVSANNPNGNFGPIPANGIVSLGLGFPGTVFYDLDLSACASDDVSALGELGIRLQSSILGTSDGCSQTLTNTYEIKDACDNISPDLITIIATFEDNEGPEITCAEFTATFQDCPDGLGPNNPSGDWIAVPANGIFQSTSGGSYTVDVDLNSCVSDNCGDFEDFEYTLVDSYFEDFVAGCAITLVNEIALRDGCGNVSDNNIITKITIDNSAADTPPLITCPANAMVACGMPTDPDATGMATATTDCGTPTVTFSDSSAPGCGNTETISRTWTATSPCGMTSTCVQTITVVDDTPPTVSCADFTTTFSNGCSADLAPNVPSGNFGALAANGMVNIALGLTGGSLGGLYQLDLSGCVSDNCSTDFTGFGIRLVSSDVVDNPNGCGQILTNTYDIRDACGNISTDLVTIVANFEDTSAPVVNCAEFTATFEGCPGPLGPNTPTDEWFAIGPAGGFTAASGGGGPYSLFLDLSTCVTDNCSDLADLEYTLFTSYEENTTDCSTTLVNEFSIRDQCGNIAEDRIITRFTIENTSDAMITCPAQVDLTCGDSTDPADTGMATATDECGNVPVTYTDEITMRCNNGAYVIIRTWTAEGCGEPVSCEQFIIIRDEEAPVFNDACQTDFSFNTEGGSDCPADATISLNEGDELTLSDTWTVGGNTVPSLAGCVSDNCALDEEITVTVEDITITHASSCSRIFSVTFIADDGCDNNSEPFTFTYTIEDNTIPVFDAACQVDQTYTTETGGVCPADATFSFNEGDEFGVNDVFSVGGNAQPTLAGCISDNCGTEDDFIVIVDDITVTDNGTCSRNIAVTFIADDGCGNLSESFTFNYLFIDDTAPVFDLACQIDAVFTTEDGNVCPADATISLNEGDEIDVFTGWTVGGVDILPLQGCVGDNCTAEGDLTITVDDITVVDDGTCSRVITITFIADDGCGNFSEPFVCNYTFIDNTGPEVSFNGILDGGTYVVECDLPSTTWDPLIDIGELTISDNCSAIDFAGITEVLTQLYDGPCVGNVLTRWQQVFTVQDICGNTTVYTLFTEIIDTTPPAFTSSPADVTIECDETAPVPQLEAFDSCSEVIYNFNEVRTDGDCPNNYTLTRTWLASDGCGNTSVETQVVTVEDTTPPVIEFTDEYIDQYQPGQDVYIECSEYGNISQIIANSALAFDNCSGQTEVSYSLEDMGNFDCQEYGYSGHFVSTWKTKDECGNESIATINWFLVDETAPVFQGLPEDACASLDNLPPVADVQAVDDCELAVLTFSQSDPIDCDGGQYIERTWTAEDACGNSASYTQRISLNGTSGPTITIDYPEIGDVMDGDLIQLPVDCDQDIAFSVADLEAAISVGAGCGSGSSSIELSLMDEGDCQENGYFARYRLNVTATDACGNTSNLSITIDFVDMTPPVVSSPNELTLDCGDEIPMIEATDACGEIASMTFVDSAPIEVSCAANPVAYDRTWTVTDACGNATTFVQSIIVLDNAGPVFSGVPADMCNNTGIDVVVTAVDGCTGQQAQVFFEEVMSSESGCGEVLTRTWTATDACGNTSVATQQVFFDDDVAPEIAFTSDLVFGLESGDELFLTVGDGLGDPNDPLFLTADDVTVTDNCATITAQVVVETTISDDCAADGYLARYDYKFIATDPCGNTSSAKLTVFYVDNNAPDFFNVPDDVDVFCTAVPEVANVIASDDYDEEVEVFFSETSTTTPEGLLITRTWKASDSCGNTNSVSQNILVVNNDINATFSFGGPVIECNSDNNRLGVTPTGGTPPYTYQWQLTFPLEDGYITTDPTLPGILFTMGYITQTFSVLITDANGCEYLASVTVVCDFSDDEGDFTGNGNDGAFSMNVYPNPVSDQLMVKAKVQEDRPVTVAMYNLFGQELFRTEQDTWAPEGLSIDTRRFPNGTYLLRLTAGEQEVQTREVVILH, encoded by the coding sequence ATGAAAACATGCAACACCAGCATTGGGCGCTATTGCTCCCTATCTAGTATTCTTTTTCCAAGATCATTTTTAATTCTCCTTTTATCAACGGTCAGTCTTGCCTTGAGTGCTCAGTTGGCCACTTGGGATTTTGAAGGGGAGGTAGCGGCAGCCACTACGGTAGCTCCTAACGTAACCGCTACAGCAGCCGTATTTGGCCCAGGAGTTGGAAGCGTTTCTTTTCCGGCGGGAAATGGCAGCACCGACGCTTACTCCGGAAATGGCTGGCCCACGGGTGGTCTCGCAGCCGACCGGTATCTCCAAATTTCGGTGGAAACCACCGACCCTTGCTTCGAGCTCAACGTCACTGGCATCAGTTTTGATGAGCGGCGTTCGGGAACTGGGCCTGCTACCCTTGATGTCATTTGGTCGGCGGTAGACGCTTTTTCCCCTAACCAGTTGTATGGAGGCAGTATTGGCACGGCAATTCCTGACAATACGGATTGGCGTACGCAGACCTTTATGCAGACTTTGAACGAGTCGAAGGTGATCTTTAGAATTTACGGCTACAATGCAGAAGCCGGCACCGGTACCTGGCGTTTTGACAATATAGAAATTCAAGGCACGGTTACTGGGGACAATACGCCACCCAGCGTGACCTGTGCGACGTTCACTCCCAGCTTTGACTCCCGTTGTCCAGATGATGTGAGTGCCAACAACCCCAATGGTAACTTTGGTCCCATTCCCGCCAATGGTATTGTGTCTCTTGGCCTGGGCTTCCCGGGAACAGTATTCTATGATCTGGACCTTAGTGCCTGTGCAAGTGATGATGTCTCCGCACTGGGTGAATTAGGTATTCGCCTGCAAAGCTCTATCCTTGGCACCAGTGATGGTTGTAGCCAAACGCTGACGAATACCTACGAGATCAAAGATGCTTGCGATAATATCTCTCCGGACCTGATAACCATCATAGCTACTTTTGAAGATAACGAAGGCCCGGAGATCACCTGTGCAGAATTTACAGCAACCTTTCAGGATTGCCCAGATGGCCTAGGCCCGAACAACCCTAGCGGTGATTGGATAGCTGTACCAGCCAATGGCATCTTCCAATCCACCTCCGGTGGTAGTTATACGGTAGATGTCGACCTCAATAGCTGCGTAAGTGACAATTGTGGTGATTTCGAGGATTTTGAATACACTCTTGTTGATTCTTACTTCGAGGATTTTGTAGCAGGCTGTGCGATCACTTTGGTCAATGAGATTGCCCTGCGCGATGGTTGCGGCAATGTATCCGACAATAACATTATCACCAAAATTACGATTGATAACAGTGCGGCTGATACTCCTCCATTGATCACCTGTCCAGCCAATGCCATGGTAGCCTGTGGAATGCCTACTGACCCTGATGCTACCGGCATGGCAACAGCTACTACCGACTGTGGAACACCAACCGTTACTTTTAGCGACAGCTCGGCACCTGGCTGTGGGAATACCGAAACCATTAGCCGTACCTGGACCGCTACCAGTCCTTGTGGAATGACCAGTACTTGTGTACAAACCATCACCGTCGTAGATGATACCCCGCCGACGGTTAGCTGTGCTGATTTTACGACGACTTTTAGCAATGGCTGCTCTGCTGACTTAGCTCCGAACGTCCCCAGTGGTAACTTTGGTGCTTTAGCAGCCAATGGTATGGTCAACATCGCTCTGGGATTAACAGGCGGTAGCTTGGGTGGTCTTTATCAATTAGATTTAAGTGGCTGCGTAAGTGACAACTGCTCTACAGACTTTACCGGCTTTGGCATCAGACTGGTCAGTTCTGATGTCGTTGACAATCCCAATGGTTGTGGCCAAATACTTACCAATACCTACGACATCCGCGATGCTTGTGGTAACATCTCTACCGATTTAGTGACCATTGTCGCTAACTTTGAAGACACCTCAGCACCAGTGGTTAATTGCGCCGAGTTTACAGCCACCTTTGAAGGCTGCCCCGGCCCCTTAGGCCCCAACACCCCGACTGACGAGTGGTTTGCGATCGGTCCGGCTGGTGGATTTACTGCTGCTTCTGGTGGTGGTGGCCCGTACTCCCTCTTCCTGGACTTGAGTACCTGTGTCACCGATAACTGTTCAGACTTAGCCGATTTAGAATATACTTTATTCACTTCTTACGAAGAAAACACAACCGACTGCAGCACCACACTCGTCAACGAATTTTCCATCCGAGACCAGTGTGGTAACATCGCGGAAGATCGTATCATCACTCGCTTTACAATTGAGAATACGTCGGATGCGATGATCACCTGCCCAGCGCAGGTGGATCTTACTTGCGGCGACTCAACCGATCCGGCCGATACCGGCATGGCAACAGCAACGGATGAATGTGGTAACGTGCCCGTAACTTACACTGATGAAATCACGATGCGCTGCAACAACGGTGCCTACGTGATTATCCGTACCTGGACCGCTGAGGGTTGTGGAGAGCCTGTCTCTTGTGAGCAGTTTATCATTATTAGAGACGAGGAAGCACCCGTCTTTAACGATGCTTGTCAGACGGACTTCTCCTTCAATACCGAGGGAGGTAGCGACTGCCCGGCCGATGCGACCATCTCCCTCAATGAAGGAGATGAGCTTACTTTAAGCGATACCTGGACCGTAGGAGGCAATACCGTTCCTTCCCTAGCTGGCTGCGTAAGTGACAACTGTGCCCTTGACGAAGAAATCACCGTGACGGTGGAAGACATTACAATCACACACGCCAGTAGTTGCAGTCGCATCTTTAGCGTGACCTTTATCGCGGACGATGGCTGTGACAACAACTCCGAGCCGTTTACATTCACTTATACCATCGAAGACAATACCATTCCGGTGTTCGATGCCGCTTGTCAAGTTGACCAGACCTATACCACGGAAACGGGTGGAGTCTGCCCAGCGGATGCTACCTTCTCCTTCAACGAAGGCGATGAATTTGGGGTGAACGATGTGTTCTCTGTGGGAGGTAATGCACAGCCTACTTTGGCCGGTTGTATCTCCGACAATTGTGGAACAGAAGACGACTTCATTGTCATCGTCGACGATATCACCGTAACGGACAATGGCACTTGTAGTCGTAATATTGCTGTAACCTTCATCGCCGACGATGGCTGTGGTAACCTCTCCGAGTCCTTTACCTTTAACTACCTCTTCATTGATGATACCGCCCCAGTCTTCGACCTGGCTTGCCAGATTGATGCGGTATTTACCACCGAAGATGGCAACGTCTGCCCCGCCGATGCCACCATCTCCCTCAACGAAGGCGATGAGATCGACGTGTTTACCGGCTGGACGGTAGGTGGCGTTGATATTCTCCCACTCCAAGGTTGTGTAGGTGACAACTGCACCGCCGAAGGCGATTTGACCATCACCGTCGATGATATTACCGTGGTGGACGATGGCACCTGTAGCCGCGTTATCACCATTACCTTCATTGCGGACGATGGTTGTGGTAACTTCTCCGAGCCTTTCGTGTGCAACTACACCTTCATCGACAATACTGGCCCCGAGGTGAGCTTCAACGGTATTCTTGACGGAGGTACTTATGTCGTAGAGTGCGACCTACCTTCGACGACTTGGGATCCCTTGATCGATATTGGCGAACTGACGATTTCTGACAACTGCTCCGCTATCGATTTTGCTGGAATTACGGAGGTCTTGACACAACTGTACGATGGCCCCTGTGTGGGCAATGTACTTACGCGTTGGCAGCAGGTGTTTACCGTGCAGGATATTTGTGGCAACACGACCGTCTACACCCTCTTCACCGAGATCATCGACACCACTCCGCCCGCCTTTACCTCTTCGCCTGCTGATGTGACCATCGAGTGCGATGAGACCGCTCCCGTACCTCAGCTGGAAGCGTTTGACTCCTGTTCGGAAGTGATCTACAATTTCAACGAAGTACGTACCGATGGCGACTGCCCCAACAACTACACCCTCACCCGCACCTGGCTGGCTTCTGATGGTTGTGGCAACACCAGCGTAGAAACGCAGGTCGTGACCGTAGAGGACACCACCCCACCCGTCATCGAGTTTACCGACGAATATATTGATCAGTACCAACCTGGCCAGGATGTGTACATCGAATGTTCCGAATACGGCAACATCTCCCAGATCATTGCCAACAGCGCCCTTGCTTTTGACAATTGCAGCGGCCAGACGGAAGTGAGTTATTCCCTGGAAGACATGGGTAATTTCGATTGTCAGGAGTACGGTTACTCTGGTCATTTCGTAAGTACCTGGAAAACCAAAGACGAATGTGGCAACGAAAGCATAGCCACCATCAATTGGTTCCTCGTGGATGAAACAGCACCGGTATTCCAAGGACTACCCGAAGATGCCTGCGCCAGTCTGGACAACCTGCCTCCGGTAGCGGATGTGCAAGCCGTTGACGACTGCGAATTGGCGGTGCTGACCTTCAGCCAGTCGGATCCGATTGACTGTGACGGCGGCCAATACATCGAGCGTACCTGGACAGCAGAAGATGCCTGTGGCAACAGTGCTTCTTACACCCAGCGCATCAGCCTCAACGGCACCAGTGGACCCACCATCACCATCGACTACCCAGAAATTGGGGACGTGATGGACGGTGATTTGATCCAACTGCCCGTGGATTGTGATCAGGATATTGCCTTCTCTGTAGCAGATCTGGAAGCCGCCATCAGCGTAGGTGCAGGTTGTGGCAGCGGCTCCTCCAGCATCGAACTCAGCCTCATGGATGAGGGCGACTGTCAGGAAAACGGCTACTTCGCTCGCTACCGCCTCAACGTGACGGCCACCGACGCTTGTGGCAATACTTCTAATTTGAGCATTACAATTGACTTTGTGGACATGACGCCACCCGTGGTGAGCAGCCCCAACGAACTGACGCTGGACTGTGGCGATGAGATCCCCATGATCGAAGCGACGGACGCTTGCGGCGAAATTGCCAGCATGACCTTTGTGGACAGTGCGCCCATCGAAGTGAGCTGCGCGGCCAACCCGGTAGCTTATGATCGCACCTGGACGGTGACCGATGCTTGCGGCAACGCAACGACCTTTGTCCAGAGCATCATCGTGCTCGACAATGCAGGCCCCGTATTCAGCGGCGTACCCGCCGATATGTGTAACAATACCGGCATCGACGTAGTCGTAACTGCCGTAGACGGCTGTACCGGCCAGCAGGCCCAGGTCTTCTTTGAAGAAGTGATGAGCAGTGAAAGCGGCTGCGGCGAAGTACTGACCCGCACCTGGACAGCAACCGACGCTTGTGGCAACACTTCCGTAGCGACACAGCAAGTCTTCTTTGATGACGACGTGGCGCCGGAAATCGCCTTCACCAGCGACCTGGTCTTTGGTCTGGAAAGTGGTGACGAACTGTTCCTTACCGTAGGTGACGGACTTGGTGATCCTAACGATCCGCTGTTCCTGACTGCTGACGATGTGACCGTGACGGACAACTGTGCCACCATTACTGCACAAGTAGTTGTGGAAACGACCATTTCCGACGATTGTGCCGCTGATGGTTACCTGGCCCGCTACGACTACAAATTTATCGCGACTGATCCTTGTGGTAACACCAGCTCGGCTAAGCTGACCGTCTTCTACGTGGACAACAATGCACCGGACTTCTTCAACGTACCGGATGATGTGGATGTATTCTGTACCGCGGTACCAGAAGTGGCTAACGTCATCGCCAGCGATGATTACGACGAAGAAGTCGAAGTATTCTTCTCCGAAACTTCGACGACTACGCCGGAGGGACTTTTGATCACTCGCACCTGGAAAGCTTCCGATAGCTGTGGCAATACCAACTCGGTAAGCCAGAACATCCTGGTGGTGAACAACGACATCAACGCTACCTTCAGCTTCGGCGGCCCCGTCATTGAGTGTAACAGCGACAACAACCGTCTGGGTGTGACCCCCACCGGTGGCACACCGCCCTACACCTACCAGTGGCAGCTGACCTTCCCGCTGGAAGACGGCTACATCACGACCGATCCTACCCTTCCAGGGATCCTGTTCACGATGGGGTACATCACGCAGACCTTCAGTGTATTGATCACCGATGCCAACGGCTGTGAGTACCTCGCTTCAGTAACCGTAGTCTGTGACTTCTCTGACGACGAGGGAGACTTTACCGGAAACGGTAATGATGGCGCATTCAGCATGAATGTGTACCCGAATCCGGTGAGTGACCAGCTGATGGTGAAAGCCAAGGTGCAGGAAGACAGGCCGGTGACGGTAGCCATGTACAACCTCTTCGGTCAGGAACTCTTCCGCACGGAGCAGGACACCTGGGCACCAGAAGGCTTGAGCATTGATACCCGCCGTTTCCCTAACGGGACTTACCTACTCCGCCTAACGGCTGGTGAGCAGGAAGTGCAGACGAGAGAAGTGGTGATTTTGCATTAA
- a CDS encoding ExbD/TolR family protein: protein MKRTIARRAAPEVNAGSMADIAFLLLIFFLVTTTIMSDSGILVKLPPWDPLSEPGSVNSRNILRVAINANDQILIESKVVSLGDVREGAKNFIMNPTSDVDLAETPNKAIISLINDRSTSYDIYLNVYNELKAAYNELWEEAAQHRFQQRFSELSEPQQRKIREHIPFVLSEAEPTEY, encoded by the coding sequence ATGAAAAGAACCATTGCCAGAAGAGCCGCTCCGGAAGTAAATGCCGGAAGCATGGCCGACATCGCTTTCCTCCTCCTGATTTTCTTTTTGGTTACCACCACCATCATGTCCGACAGTGGCATATTGGTGAAGTTGCCGCCCTGGGATCCGCTGAGTGAACCAGGGTCGGTTAATTCCCGTAATATTTTACGCGTCGCCATCAATGCTAATGATCAAATCCTGATCGAAAGTAAAGTGGTTAGTTTAGGGGATGTCCGCGAGGGAGCAAAGAATTTTATTATGAATCCGACCAGTGACGTTGATTTAGCGGAGACTCCTAATAAAGCCATCATATCCTTGATCAATGATCGCAGTACCAGCTACGATATTTACCTCAATGTTTACAACGAACTGAAAGCCGCCTACAATGAACTGTGGGAAGAAGCTGCCCAGCATCGATTTCAACAGCGGTTTTCCGAATTGAGTGAACCTCAGCAGCGAAAAATTCGTGAGCACATCCCCTTTGTGCTTTCAGAAGCGGAGCCGACGGAGTATTAA
- a CDS encoding CopD family protein, protein MDANFFFKALHVVGFVSWFAGLFYLVRIFVYLVEADERDEPARSILTEQFQAMAWRVYKIICNPAMMITWLAGLTMLGLDLAGVTSYGYFSTGTPGWLHLKLLLLVLLTAYHLYCKKLIIRMEAGERPFSAWQFRIFNEVPTLFLVSISFIAVYGKVGRLNYLYLLLGVGLFAGLVYRGAVAYRKRRALDNKA, encoded by the coding sequence ATGGACGCCAACTTTTTCTTCAAGGCCCTGCACGTGGTCGGTTTCGTTTCCTGGTTTGCAGGTCTATTCTATCTGGTGCGCATTTTCGTGTACCTGGTCGAAGCTGACGAGCGGGACGAACCTGCGCGCAGCATCCTCACCGAACAGTTTCAAGCGATGGCCTGGCGTGTCTATAAAATCATCTGCAATCCAGCGATGATGATCACCTGGCTAGCTGGGCTTACCATGCTGGGGCTTGATTTAGCAGGCGTGACGTCCTATGGCTATTTTTCAACGGGTACTCCTGGGTGGTTGCACCTAAAACTGCTGCTGCTCGTACTCCTTACCGCTTATCATCTTTATTGCAAAAAACTAATTATCAGGATGGAAGCTGGAGAGCGACCGTTTTCCGCCTGGCAGTTTAGGATATTCAACGAAGTACCTACCCTCTTTCTCGTGAGCATTTCTTTCATTGCCGTTTACGGAAAGGTGGGGAGGCTCAACTACCTGTATTTACTATTAGGGGTAGGGCTTTTTGCCGGACTGGTCTATCGTGGAGCTGTTGCTTACCGCAAACGACGTGCGTTGGATAACAAAGCGTAA
- a CDS encoding ATP-binding protein encodes MDVKALLTTIASLKDISEKDRKQLHDDVSQMQKEIERRDFQLRRIQKDKTIAVNILNATIEDLEKKQSIIEQANEQLSEQKTLIEKKSLQLAENIQKLEHSYKELEEFSYIASHDLKSPLRTIGSFAQLLKKHYGHLLDDKGEEFLDFMVEGVLQMNEVINALLEYAKVNNQAETFVDTDFNKVMAIVKANLKKEISDHQVLIISDDLPTIHGNQVGFIQLFQNLLANAIKFRSEENPVVKISCKPLGKKWLFRFSDNGIGIEEQFQEKVFSPFQRLDKQKTNGMGIGLAICRKVVKMHQGDIYFEPVNTGGTCFVFTLKDQKERAKRKVLDEPGVLV; translated from the coding sequence ATGGACGTAAAAGCGTTGTTAACAACCATAGCGTCTCTCAAAGATATTAGCGAAAAGGACAGAAAGCAATTGCATGACGACGTGTCTCAAATGCAAAAGGAGATAGAACGTCGTGATTTTCAGCTGCGCCGTATTCAAAAGGACAAGACCATAGCTGTAAATATTTTGAACGCGACGATCGAAGATTTAGAAAAAAAGCAGTCGATCATCGAGCAAGCCAATGAACAGCTTTCTGAACAGAAAACCCTGATCGAGAAAAAATCCTTGCAGCTAGCTGAAAATATCCAAAAGCTGGAACACTCTTACAAGGAGCTAGAGGAGTTCTCCTACATCGCTTCCCATGACCTGAAGAGCCCACTACGAACCATTGGCAGTTTTGCGCAACTTCTTAAAAAACACTACGGTCATCTCTTGGACGATAAAGGAGAAGAATTTCTGGATTTCATGGTGGAAGGAGTACTTCAGATGAATGAGGTTATCAATGCACTCTTGGAGTATGCAAAAGTGAACAACCAAGCAGAAACCTTCGTAGATACCGACTTCAACAAGGTGATGGCCATCGTAAAAGCAAATCTGAAGAAAGAGATCAGCGATCATCAAGTGCTGATCATCAGTGATGATTTACCAACCATTCATGGCAATCAAGTTGGGTTTATACAGCTTTTTCAAAACTTGCTAGCCAATGCTATCAAGTTTAGATCAGAAGAAAACCCGGTGGTGAAAATCTCTTGCAAACCATTAGGAAAGAAGTGGTTGTTTAGATTTTCCGACAATGGTATTGGTATCGAAGAGCAGTTTCAGGAAAAAGTCTTTTCTCCCTTCCAGCGCCTGGATAAACAGAAAACCAACGGTATGGGTATTGGGCTGGCCATCTGCCGCAAGGTGGTGAAAATGCATCAAGGAGACATCTATTTTGAGCCCGTCAACACAGGAGGAACCTGTTTTGTCTTTACCCTTAAAGATCAAAAGGAAAGGGCAAAACGTAAGGTGCTCGATGAGCCCGGTGTTTTAGTGTAA
- a CDS encoding FIST signal transduction protein: MKVHSFHCESPEELKKMVLEQYPAFQPTLAVVFCSSGQDINAIRSVFNALAIDLVGCTTAGEIADAQLYEQSIVVMLLAIDRSFYRVLLETFDAQGVGPTAEALGKQAVAAFKHPGGIMLTGGLTIDAELVIESLRKGAGKSIPMYGGMAGDDLEMRETIIFDNVTVSSQGLLLLVLDTDHVSLQGVAVSGWEPIGGVNTITKAEGNIIYTINDERAYDVFIRYFGLSEEDVLISIQTNYPLQIYKEGGYSVLRSPIVVNDKDGSITLSASVKEGEKFRFSSSPGFEVIDMAISKFQDFHQKVADADALILFSCKGRHGAFGPLLEDEVNGIFREWKKPMIGFLSYGEFGDTGEGRCEFHNSTCSLAILKEK, encoded by the coding sequence ATGAAAGTACATTCCTTCCATTGTGAATCTCCAGAGGAGTTGAAAAAGATGGTCCTTGAGCAGTATCCTGCATTTCAGCCTACTTTGGCAGTCGTATTCTGCTCCAGTGGGCAGGATATTAATGCCATTAGATCGGTCTTTAATGCTTTGGCCATTGATCTGGTAGGGTGTACGACGGCGGGGGAAATCGCCGATGCTCAACTTTATGAGCAATCCATTGTTGTGATGCTGCTGGCGATTGATCGTAGCTTCTATCGGGTACTTCTTGAAACATTTGATGCGCAGGGAGTTGGCCCCACTGCCGAAGCCTTGGGCAAGCAGGCGGTAGCTGCTTTTAAACATCCTGGCGGTATTATGCTGACCGGTGGTTTAACGATTGACGCTGAATTGGTCATAGAGAGCCTTAGAAAAGGAGCAGGTAAAAGCATCCCCATGTATGGAGGAATGGCAGGAGATGATCTGGAAATGCGGGAGACTATCATTTTTGATAATGTAACGGTTTCATCGCAAGGTCTTTTGTTGCTGGTGCTTGATACGGATCATGTCAGCCTGCAAGGTGTAGCTGTAAGTGGTTGGGAGCCGATTGGAGGAGTCAATACCATTACCAAGGCAGAAGGCAACATTATCTATACCATCAATGACGAGCGAGCTTATGATGTTTTTATTCGCTATTTTGGCTTGTCTGAAGAAGATGTATTGATTTCTATTCAAACGAACTACCCATTGCAGATTTATAAAGAAGGAGGCTATTCTGTGCTACGCTCGCCCATTGTAGTCAATGATAAGGATGGTTCAATTACCTTATCAGCGAGCGTGAAAGAAGGAGAAAAATTTCGATTTTCCAGCTCGCCAGGTTTCGAAGTCATAGATATGGCTATCTCAAAATTCCAAGATTTTCATCAAAAGGTGGCAGACGCTGATGCTCTGATCCTGTTTTCTTGTAAAGGCAGGCATGGCGCTTTTGGGCCCTTGCTGGAAGATGAGGTGAACGGCATTTTTAGAGAATGGAAGAAACCCATGATTGGATTCTTGTCTTATGGTGAGTTTGGGGATACTGGTGAGGGGCGTTGCGAATTTCATAATTCGACTTGTTCATTGGCCATATTAAAAGAAAAATAG
- a CDS encoding sensor histidine kinase: protein MKLSFKNRIALYYLLATASMVTVVFVLIYFVVQTAVYQELDDDLSYEAHKHSEEIFLRNDSIFFKNKNEWAEREHREVRVNPVFIQLVNNAGKVMDKSPNLMGDALSFDPSKAFDLHFDTGLNQQEIRQIQLPIKQDAQLKGYILAAMSLEGPKLVLASLKKLLLWLFPAVLAGLFFITRFLAGQSIKPVQLITSTTNRITQNSLDERIALPAIKDELFTLTSSINELLERIQNALEREQQFTADASHQLRTPLAVLKGTLEVTLRRPRTPEEYQEKIKISIQEIDRLSVLADQLLLLARFDSETSALTPEKIQLLPLVNNIVKRYQPFIEEKKQSIKVEIAPNLEVNAAPYYLDLIFENLLTNASKYSPQGKEISIRGWTENGHIKALVIDQGMGIPLEHQEQIFHPFFRSKALDHKDIKGNGLGLSIVKKACAALGIKITVESTLGKGTCFYLDFSAEVVERLWVEGRG from the coding sequence ATGAAATTATCGTTTAAAAATCGGATTGCACTTTATTACCTCCTGGCAACTGCCAGCATGGTGACAGTCGTCTTTGTACTCATCTATTTTGTGGTACAAACGGCTGTTTATCAAGAGCTGGACGATGACTTATCCTACGAAGCACACAAGCATTCGGAGGAAATTTTTCTTCGTAACGACAGTATCTTTTTCAAAAACAAAAATGAATGGGCTGAACGGGAACACCGTGAGGTGCGCGTCAATCCGGTATTTATCCAGTTGGTCAACAATGCCGGAAAAGTGATGGATAAATCGCCCAACCTCATGGGAGATGCACTTTCTTTTGATCCTAGCAAAGCTTTCGATCTCCATTTTGATACGGGCCTCAACCAGCAGGAAATCCGGCAAATCCAGCTGCCCATCAAGCAAGACGCTCAACTAAAAGGCTATATCCTGGCGGCCATGTCGCTGGAGGGGCCAAAGCTGGTACTTGCCAGCCTCAAAAAGTTGTTGCTATGGCTTTTCCCGGCGGTCCTGGCGGGCCTGTTTTTTATCACGCGCTTTCTGGCAGGCCAGAGTATCAAGCCCGTGCAGTTGATCACCTCCACGACCAACCGGATCACCCAGAACAGTCTTGACGAACGTATTGCCTTACCGGCGATCAAGGACGAGCTCTTTACCCTTACTTCCTCCATCAACGAGCTGCTGGAACGCATCCAAAATGCCCTGGAAAGAGAGCAGCAATTTACCGCCGATGCTTCTCACCAACTGCGCACCCCACTCGCGGTACTCAAAGGTACCCTGGAGGTGACCCTGCGCAGGCCCAGAACGCCAGAGGAATACCAGGAAAAAATAAAAATCAGTATCCAGGAAATTGATCGCCTTTCGGTGTTGGCCGATCAGCTTTTATTGCTGGCCCGCTTTGACAGCGAAACGAGTGCGCTCACGCCAGAAAAAATACAACTGCTGCCGCTGGTGAATAATATCGTGAAGCGGTACCAGCCTTTTATTGAAGAAAAGAAACAGTCTATCAAGGTCGAGATAGCACCCAACCTTGAGGTCAATGCCGCTCCCTATTACCTTGATTTGATCTTCGAAAACCTGCTGACGAATGCCAGTAAATATTCCCCACAAGGGAAAGAAATAAGCATCCGTGGCTGGACCGAAAACGGTCATATCAAGGCACTTGTCATTGATCAAGGCATGGGTATCCCACTCGAGCACCAGGAACAAATCTTCCACCCTTTCTTCCGCTCAAAGGCACTGGATCACAAAGACATCAAGGGCAACGGCCTGGGGCTGTCCATCGTGAAGAAAGCTTGCGCTGCGCTGGGGATAAAGATTACGGTAGAGAGTACGCTGGGGAAAGGGACTTGTTTCTATCTGGATTTTTCTGCGGAGGTGGTAGAGAGACTTTGGGTAGAGGGTAGAGGATAG